From Gemmatimonadaceae bacterium, the proteins below share one genomic window:
- a CDS encoding ABC transporter permease: MAKFWAVLKREYLERVRTKWFIIVTLFGPFFFGAIMVLPGYLSVRNIREARVTNMRIVDATGLGLGARVAQRLAASQVAASTPGEMARVDTVTQDAVAATEQEMIALVQAREENGVLVLDSGVVNSGRARYFGRDAGSVGQIEAIEAAVRNAVLSSRLEGAGLNVDQVESITRLRIRIASEKVTDEGLSGSGLASTFFGFGVAFLLYMSIILYGQNILRGVLEEKTTRVAEVIVSSVKPDTLLAGKVLGVGAVGLTQMLVWTASGIVFWEQRARIFSMMGVQNFPQISFPNIDTLVLIALLLYFVLGYTFYASLFAAVGAMVSSQEEAQQAAQPVMMLLIFSIIFVQPVMTNPTGSMATWLSFIPFSAPIIMPMRMTATPVSAAEIGLSLLGVAAACVAAIWLSARIYRVGLLMYGKRPSMRELLRWVRQS; the protein is encoded by the coding sequence ATGGCTAAGTTCTGGGCGGTACTGAAGCGCGAGTATCTCGAGCGCGTACGCACGAAGTGGTTCATCATCGTCACGCTGTTCGGCCCGTTTTTCTTCGGCGCGATCATGGTGCTGCCGGGCTACCTCTCGGTGCGCAATATCCGTGAGGCGCGGGTGACGAACATGCGGATCGTCGACGCCACCGGCCTCGGACTGGGCGCGCGTGTGGCGCAGCGGCTGGCGGCCTCACAAGTGGCGGCCAGCACCCCGGGCGAGATGGCCCGCGTGGACACCGTGACGCAGGACGCGGTCGCCGCGACGGAGCAAGAGATGATTGCGCTGGTGCAGGCACGCGAGGAGAACGGCGTGCTGGTGCTCGACAGTGGCGTCGTAAACTCCGGCCGCGCGCGCTACTTCGGCCGCGACGCCGGCTCGGTTGGCCAGATCGAGGCCATCGAGGCCGCAGTGCGGAACGCCGTGCTGTCGTCGCGGCTTGAGGGGGCTGGTCTCAACGTGGACCAGGTGGAGTCCATCACGCGCCTGCGCATCCGCATCGCCAGCGAGAAGGTCACCGACGAGGGACTCAGCGGCTCTGGGCTGGCCAGTACCTTCTTCGGCTTCGGCGTGGCCTTCCTGCTCTATATGAGCATCATCCTCTACGGCCAGAACATCCTGCGCGGCGTGCTCGAGGAGAAGACGACTCGCGTGGCCGAGGTGATTGTCTCGAGCGTCAAGCCGGACACGTTGCTCGCCGGCAAGGTCCTGGGCGTCGGCGCCGTGGGCCTCACGCAGATGCTGGTCTGGACGGCCAGCGGCATCGTCTTCTGGGAGCAGCGCGCCCGCATCTTCTCGATGATGGGCGTGCAGAACTTCCCCCAGATCTCGTTCCCCAACATCGACACGCTGGTCCTGATTGCGCTGCTGCTGTACTTCGTGCTTGGCTACACGTTCTATGCGTCGCTGTTCGCGGCCGTGGGTGCGATGGTCAGCTCGCAGGAAGAGGCGCAGCAGGCGGCCCAGCCGGTGATGATGCTGCTGATCTTCAGCATCATCTTCGTGCAGCCGGTGATGACGAACCCGACGGGCTCGATGGCGACCTGGCTGTCGTTCATTCCCTTCTCGGCGCCGATCATCATGCCGATGCGGATGACGGCAACCCCCGTCTCCGCAGCGGAAATTGGCTTGTCACTCCTCGGTGTGGCGGCGGCCTGTGTGGCGGCCATCTGGCTTTCCGCGAGGATCTATCGCGTGGGCCTGCTCATGTACGGCAAGCGGCCGTCGATGCGCGAGTTGCTGCGGTGGGTGCGGCAGTCTTGA
- a CDS encoding ABC transporter permease, which translates to MIATAPSRRLPAIASVLAAALASGLLLFLAAPILRLVTDSGADGITRLATDAELRASLLLTGFCATAATLLGVLGGMPLAWLLARRRFPGRAVLSAVLDLPLLIPHPVAGIALLLLLGRESAVGGAALEMGLRIVGTPLGIIAAMLFVSAPLFVSGAREAFAKVDPRFEGVARTLGDAPWTAFRRVTLPLAGRGLLASAVVMWARAVSEFGAIVILTYNPKVASVLSYDRFTSFGLSEALPVAAVLALLALLPLTLLRTLRRDRGAE; encoded by the coding sequence GTGATCGCGACCGCACCGTCGCGGCGGCTGCCGGCCATCGCCAGTGTGCTGGCCGCGGCGCTGGCCTCAGGCCTGCTGCTCTTCCTCGCGGCGCCGATCCTGCGGCTGGTCACGGACTCCGGTGCCGACGGCATCACACGACTCGCCACCGATGCCGAGCTTCGCGCCTCACTCCTGCTCACAGGGTTCTGCGCCACCGCCGCGACCCTGCTTGGCGTCCTCGGCGGCATGCCGCTGGCCTGGCTGCTGGCGCGGCGACGTTTTCCGGGACGCGCAGTGCTCTCGGCGGTGCTGGACCTTCCGCTGCTGATTCCGCATCCGGTAGCCGGCATCGCGTTGCTGCTGCTGCTGGGTCGCGAGTCGGCCGTAGGCGGTGCGGCGCTGGAGATGGGCCTGCGTATCGTCGGCACTCCGCTGGGCATCATCGCGGCGATGCTGTTCGTGTCGGCGCCGCTCTTCGTGAGCGGTGCGCGCGAGGCCTTTGCCAAGGTCGATCCGCGCTTCGAGGGCGTGGCCCGGACACTCGGCGATGCGCCGTGGACGGCGTTCCGTCGCGTGACCTTGCCGCTGGCCGGTCGCGGCCTGCTGGCCAGCGCGGTGGTGATGTGGGCGCGCGCGGTCAGCGAATTCGGGGCGATCGTCATCCTCACGTACAATCCCAAGGTGGCCAGCGTCTTGAGCTATGACCGCTTCACCAGCTTCGGACTCTCCGAGGCGCTGCCGGTGGCTGCGGTGCTCGCTCTGTTGGCGCTCCTGCCGCTGACGCTCTTGCGGACGCTGCGACGGGATCGGGGGGCCGAATGA
- a CDS encoding extracellular solute-binding protein, producing MRPLHALLVLGLASCGSGSAAEPLVVYNAGSLARPMRAVMDSFARRERVRVAQESAGSLETARKLTELGKVPDIIALADVAVFPEYLVPNHVDEYVIFARNRMVVAYTGDSRYASEISTASWPDILSRDGVEVGRSDPQLDPNGYRTLMVWQLAAATRRQTDLPVQLRARAPDRNVRPKEADLVGLLQAGEYDYIWSYESMAKSIGLRYVLLGDSVDLSQPALSEFYRTANVTVRGKSPRDSVTFVGTPIAYALAVPRAAPHPELAERFLRFLLSADGRAILRREGMDALDVPVTRAGQAADAR from the coding sequence ATGCGTCCACTCCACGCCCTCCTCGTGCTCGGCCTCGCGTCCTGCGGATCCGGCAGCGCGGCGGAGCCACTCGTGGTCTACAACGCGGGCAGCCTTGCACGACCGATGCGCGCGGTGATGGACAGTTTCGCGCGGCGCGAGCGGGTGCGCGTTGCGCAGGAGAGCGCCGGTTCCCTGGAGACCGCCCGTAAGCTCACGGAACTGGGCAAGGTGCCGGACATCATCGCGCTGGCCGACGTGGCCGTCTTCCCCGAGTACCTCGTGCCCAACCACGTGGACGAGTACGTGATCTTCGCGCGCAACCGGATGGTGGTCGCCTACACCGGCGACTCCCGATACGCGAGCGAGATCTCGACCGCCAGCTGGCCGGATATCCTGAGCCGCGACGGGGTGGAAGTGGGCCGCTCCGACCCGCAGCTCGACCCCAACGGCTATCGCACGCTGATGGTCTGGCAGCTGGCGGCCGCAACACGGCGCCAGACGGATCTCCCGGTGCAACTCAGGGCGCGGGCACCCGACCGCAACGTGCGCCCCAAGGAAGCCGACCTCGTGGGACTCCTGCAGGCAGGCGAGTACGACTACATCTGGTCCTACGAGTCGATGGCCAAGTCGATCGGGCTGCGATACGTGTTGCTGGGCGACTCCGTGGACCTGTCGCAGCCGGCGCTCTCGGAGTTCTATCGCACCGCCAATGTGACAGTGCGTGGCAAGTCACCGCGTGACTCCGTGACCTTCGTCGGGACGCCGATTGCGTATGCGCTCGCCGTGCCGCGTGCTGCGCCGCATCCGGAACTCGCCGAGCGCTTCCTGCGCTTCCTGCTGTCCGCCGATGGACGGGCGATTCTGCGGCGGGAAGGGATGGATGCGCTCGATGTGCCTGTCACGCGCGCCGGCCAAGCAGCTGATGCGCGCTGA
- a CDS encoding ATP-binding cassette domain-containing protein, which translates to MTDLALEIRDVAKRYAEHVAVQQLSLAVPRGTVYGLLGPNGAGKTTTIRMILNVIAPDEGSITILGRPNRDSAVLDRIGYLPEERGLYKKMTVRDILRFLGELKGVDRKTADIRIDDWLERLTLRTAEKDWSKSKVDELSRGMQQKVQFIGTLLHDPELVILDEPFSGLDPINAQALKDTVVELRRRGKTVIFSTHLMDNAERLCDAVCIIARGEKVLDGPIASVKANNAGRTVAVALDGSASTAVSALFQDRALVDRVDDHGRYFEVELSATGDAQVLLQRLVGAGATIQRFERVQPSLHQIFLQRVGATGVEEGMTGHG; encoded by the coding sequence ATGACCGATCTCGCACTCGAGATCCGCGACGTAGCCAAGCGCTACGCCGAGCACGTCGCGGTCCAGCAACTCTCGCTGGCTGTCCCCCGTGGCACCGTCTACGGCCTCCTCGGCCCAAACGGCGCGGGCAAGACGACCACCATCCGCATGATCCTCAACGTGATCGCACCCGACGAGGGCAGCATCACGATCCTTGGGCGCCCCAACCGCGACAGCGCGGTGCTCGACCGCATCGGCTACCTGCCGGAGGAGCGCGGACTCTACAAGAAGATGACGGTGCGCGATATCCTCCGCTTTCTTGGTGAACTCAAGGGCGTGGACAGGAAGACCGCTGACATCCGCATCGATGATTGGCTGGAGCGCCTCACGCTGCGCACGGCGGAGAAGGATTGGAGCAAGAGCAAGGTGGACGAGCTCTCGCGCGGCATGCAGCAGAAGGTGCAGTTCATCGGCACGCTGCTGCACGATCCGGAACTCGTGATCCTCGACGAGCCGTTCAGCGGCCTCGACCCAATCAACGCGCAGGCGCTGAAGGACACGGTGGTGGAGCTTCGTCGCCGCGGGAAGACCGTGATCTTCTCCACCCACCTGATGGACAATGCGGAGCGGCTCTGCGACGCCGTGTGCATCATCGCGCGTGGCGAGAAGGTGCTCGACGGCCCGATTGCCTCGGTGAAGGCGAACAACGCCGGCCGAACGGTGGCGGTGGCGCTCGACGGCAGCGCGAGCACCGCCGTCTCGGCGCTGTTCCAGGACCGGGCCTTGGTGGACCGCGTGGACGACCACGGGCGTTACTTCGAGGTCGAGTTGAGCGCCACCGGCGACGCGCAGGTACTCCTGCAGCGCCTGGTGGGCGCGGGCGCGACCATCCAGCGGTTCGAGCGCGTGCAGCCCTCGCTGCACCAGATCTTCCTGCAGCGCGTCGGCGCCACCGGCGTCGAGGAGGGGATGACCGGCCATGGCTAA